A region of the Prochlorococcus marinus XMU1402 genome:
TGCTTGCAGGATAAACCATTTTTTTATTATTAATACCAGTTCCAAAACCTTTAAATACACTTTTATTTTCACTTTTATAATTAATCCAAGTTATGGCTATATCTTCTCTTGAAAAATCTTTATTATAAGAGCATGCTTTCCCTAAAATATTATTTAAGGCTAGACCCATCTCTTTACTTAAATAGTAAAAGGACATTGTATGGAAAATTATAAAAATCCTATCTCACTATTTAAACAAACTAATTTTTCAAAAACTATTTGGTGGAAATTAAAAGTTAATATTTCTGGATATCAAAACGAAAAAGAAGATAAATTAGTCACTGAAATATTTAAAAATAGAATTTTTAGGCTAATTTATCCAAACATTTATCAACATAACCATAATTTTTCAAGAATACTTGTTCAACTGTATGAAGATGGTTACATATGCTGGATAAATTTAGATGGATTAATTATTGAGAAATACGAATTTGGAAAAACTGAGCATTCAAAAAATGAACACTTCTTTATTAAAGATAAAGTTAACTCAATTTTAAAATGGATCAAGGATCAATCTGAGTTAACTAATGAATACCTATGGGGAGGCACATTAGGGCCCAACTTTGATTGTTCCGGGTTAATTCAGACTGCTTTTTTTAAACATCATATCCCCATACCGCGAGACTCTTATCAAATAAAAAGTTTTTGTAAACAC
Encoded here:
- a CDS encoding C40 family peptidase, with product MENYKNPISLFKQTNFSKTIWWKLKVNISGYQNEKEDKLVTEIFKNRIFRLIYPNIYQHNHNFSRILVQLYEDGYICWINLDGLIIEKYEFGKTEHSKNEHFFIKDKVNSILKWIKDQSELTNEYLWGGTLGPNFDCSGLIQTAFFKHHIPIPRDSYQIKSFCKHLFYFNESYSTLQPGDLLFFGNKGKCDHIGIYKGNGFYYHSSGRDFGRNGIGLDTLKQSNDKISKHYKSKLISAGRVTRSYRWDRTIR